The window TCACCTGAAACTATCCATGTTCCTGGCTTTACAATACCCATCATATCTGCTATTACAACTTTCATTGCTTCATCATCCATTGTAGAATCTACAGGAATTGCACGAGTAATAGTTGCAACTTTTGCATTACATATATTAACAGGATTAAATTTACCACCTTCATTTACTTCTAAAATTGCAACATCAACATTTTGTTCAACAAAATATCTTATAGCCATCATAGTAAGTAATTCATAAGTATTTACTTTTAAATTTAATTCTTCAGCTTTATCTATAACGGTATTTGCTATTTCAGTAAAAACTTTATTTGATATAGTTTCACCATTTATAGAAAATCTTTCATTATATGTTAATATGTGAGGAGAATAAAAAGCTCCTACTTTTAATTTCTCTTCGTTTAATAATTTAACTGTTAAATGTACAGTCAAACTTTTACCATTTGTACCATTTACAAATATAGTATTAAGCTTTTGAGATTCAAAACCAAATGCTTGATCTAATTGCTTCATTCTATCAAGTGTTTTAATATCTGCATTAAATGACCAATGCTTATCAAGATATTCTATTACTTCATTGTAATTTCTTTGCTTCTCTTGAGGAGCACTTTTATTATTAACCTGTTTTCTAATATCCATCATATTTTTCTCCGTTTATTTAAAATAATTCTATATTGTAATATTAATTTGTTATTTACCCTTCAATTAAATAATAATAATCTATAATTTAAAATATGTCAAAATTAAATTCCAAGCTAATAGTTTATACTTTAAATTGACAAAAATTAAAAAAAATAAATTAATTTTATGCTCTATACCTAATTGTTGAGGTAATAAACAAATAATTTGTATAATAAAATATAATTATATTATAATTATAACATATAATTTAAAAAATAAAAAATGCGAGTTAAGATTATGTATATAAAAAATAAGAACGCTTTTACACTACTTGAATTAATGATCGTTGTAGCTATTATTGCCTTTTTATCGATTTTGACAATTCCTAATTTAATGAAATTTCTAGCAAAATCAAAAAGAGCAGAAGCCTATATAAATTTGAGTTCTCTTGCAATGGCTCAAAAAGCTTATTTTGCTGAAAATGGTAAATATACAAATATTCTTTCAAAAGAAGGGCTAAACTGGAAACCAGAGGGTAATTTTAATTATAGTTATGGATTTAATGGTAGTGCTAACTCTAATTACTTTATAGGACAACTTAAAACTCCTGTTTCTAACCTTTCAAATTCTAAAATCACGCCAGAAGGATTTACTATATGTGCTGCCGGAGATATAGATGGAGATGGAGTAGCTGATGTACTATGTATAAATCAAAATAATGAGATAAAAATATTACAAGATGATCTCTTATAAGAAGAATAATCTATCTAAATAATTCTGTATAAGAATATATATAATAGAACCCAAAGCAAGAAAGGGCCCAAAAGGAATCTTATAACTCTTGAACTTACTTATATTAAAATTACTTGAAAAATATTCTTTTAAAAAGATTATCAAAAAAATTAAAGATCCAGTCAAAGAGCCAAACAATAAAGAAAACCAAGCACCACTCAATCCTGAAAAAGCTCCTATTAGTGATAATATCTCAAAATCTCCTTCTCCCATACCATGCTGTTTTTTAAAATAATAAAATATTTTATCTATAAAAAAAAGAAAAAGATAACCACAAATAGCACCCAATATAGATTGGTATAGAGAAATGTTAAGTAAATTAAAATAAGA of the Candidatus Babela massiliensis genome contains:
- a CDS encoding type IV pilin protein, whose amino-acid sequence is MYIKNKNAFTLLELMIVVAIIAFLSILTIPNLMKFLAKSKRAEAYINLSSLAMAQKAYFAENGKYTNILSKEGLNWKPEGNFNYSYGFNGSANSNYFIGQLKTPVSNLSNSKITPEGFTICAAGDIDGDGVADVLCINQNNEIKILQDDLL